A portion of the Gymnogyps californianus isolate 813 chromosome 25, ASM1813914v2, whole genome shotgun sequence genome contains these proteins:
- the FAM118B gene encoding protein FAM118B, which produces MQAPVNWMASTVSLGKETLLEDGMPPAKKPRKLLPSLKTKKPQELVLVIGTGISAAVAPQVPALKSWKGLIQALLDAAIDFDLLEDEESKRFQKCLHEDKNLVHVAHDLIQKLSPRTSNVRSTFFKDCLYEVFDDLESKMEDSGKQLLQSVLDLMENGALVLTTNFDNLLELYAAHQGKHLESLDLTDEKKVLEWAQEKRRLSVLHIHGVYTNPSGIVLHPAGYQNVLRNTEVMREIQKLYENKSFLFLGCGWTVDDTTFQALFLEAVKHKSDLEHFMLVRRGDADEFKKLRENMLDKGIKVISYGDEYADLPEYFERLTSEIAMRGRTGVPKEGQQLNGSAAAHAERKGCST; this is translated from the exons ATGCAGGCTCCTGT AAACTGGATGGCTTCTACGGTGAGCCTGGGTAAAGAAACATTGTTGGAAGATGGAATGCCACCTGCAAAAAAGCCCAG GAAGCTGTTGCCAAGCCTCAAAACCAAGAAGCCTCAGGAACTTGTTTTGGTGATCGGGACAGGAATTAGTGCAGCAGTTGCTCCCCAGGTCCCAGCGCTGAAGTCTTGGAAGGGGTTAATCCAGGCCCTCCTGGATGCTGCTATTGACTTTGATCTCCTGGAAGATGAAGAGAGCAAACGGTTTCAGAAGTGTCTCCATGAAGACAAGAACTTGGTTCATGTTGCCCACGACCTTATCCAGAAGCTGTCTCCG CGCACAAGCAATGTTCGCTCAACCTTTTTCAAAGACTGTTTATACGAGGTGTTTGATGACCTGGAATCTAAAATGGAAGATTCTGGGAAGCAGCTGCTTCAGTCTGTGCTTGACTTAATGGAAAACGGGGCACTTGTGTTAACCACGAACTTTGATAACCTGCTGGAACTGTACGCAGCACACCAGGGGAAGCATCTGGAGTCTCTTGACCTGACTGATGAAAAGAAG GTGCTGGAGTGGGCgcaagagaagaggaggcttAGCGTCCTGCATATCCACGGCGTTTACACCAACCCCAGCGGCATAGTGCTCCACCCGGCCGGCTACCAGAACGTGCTGCGCAACACGGAGGTCATG cGAGAGATTCAGAAGCTGTATGAAAATAAGTCATTCCTGTTCTTGGGCTGTGGTTGGACTGTTGATGACACCACGTTTCAGGCCCTGTTTTTAGAGGCTGTCAAGCACAAGTCAGACCTGGAGCACTTCATGCTCGTACGGAGGGGAGATGCGGATGAGTTCAAGAAGCTCCGTGAGAACATGCTGGACAAAGGGATCAAAGTGATTTCCTACGGAGATGAATACGCAGACTTGCCCGAGTACTTTGAGAGGCTGACGAGCGAGATCGCCATGCGGGGTCGAACAG GCGTGCCTAAGGAGGGACAACAGCTGAacggctctgctgctgcccacgCCGAGAGAAAAG GATGCAGCACTTGA
- the SRPRA gene encoding signal recognition particle receptor subunit alpha isoform X1, with product MLDFFTIFSKGGLVLWCFQGVRGPAAAATAPVNALIRSVLLQERGGNNSFTHEALTLKYKLDNQFELVFVVGFQKILTLTYVDKLIDDVHKEFRDKYRNEFQQKGTLGLLNGTFDFKDDFMRLLRDAEESSKVRAPTVMKTFEQSLKSQKTVKCMIETRGEKPKEKVKNKKNKGSKKEGTEAVAAPGKTSAGDKQPSAAGDREELTKDEILQKNREEFFKRHMKAGEKSSKSPKPEAQKEKGKKPRVWDLGNSNAKVLDYSNSATNGSAEACPVEEFDPDTALGDRNREPGRLYDLEYESDDEAEEEKVIQNPSKPSAKKGGLGGMFGMLKGLVGSKSLTREDMDPVLEKMKDHLIAKNVAAEIAVQLCESVAKKLEGKVMGTFTTVTSTVKQALQEALVQILQPQRRVDVLRDVMDAQRHRRPYVVTFCGVNGVGKSTNLAKISFWLIENGFSVLIAACDTFRAGAVEQLRTHTRRLNALHPPESHSGRTMVQLYEKGYGKDAAGIAMEAISYARNQGFDVVLVDTAGRMQDNAPLMTALAKLIAVNAPDLVLFVGEALVGNEAVDQLVKFNKALADHSMAQTPRLIDGIVLTKFDTIDDKVGAAISMTYITSKPIVFVGTGQTYCDLRSLNAKAVVAALMKA from the exons atgctCGACTTCTTCACCATCTTTAGCAAGGGCGGCCTCGTCCTCTGGTGCTTCCAGGGCGTCCgcgggcccgccgccgccgccaccgctcCCGTCAACGCCCTCATACGCTCCGTCCTCCTGCAG GAGCGAGGCGGCAACAACTCCTTCACCCATGAAGCCCTCACGCTCAAGTACAAACTGGACAACCAGTTCGAGCTGGTGTTTGTG GTGGGGTTTCAGAAGATCCTGACTCTAACCTACGTCGACAAGTTGATAGACGACGTTCATAAGGAGTTCAGAGACAAGTATCGCAATGAGTTCCAGCAGAAAGGCACCCTGGGCCTCCTAAACGGCACCTTCGATTTTAAAGACGACTTCATGCGCCTCCTCCG ggatgcagaggagagcagTAAAGTCCGAGCTCCCACGGTAATGAAGACGTTTGAGCAGTCTCTCAAGTCCCAGAAGACTGTCAAGTGTATGATAGAAACCCGAGGGGAGAAACCAAAGGAGAAAGTCAAGAACAAGAAGAACAAAGGTTCCAAAAAAGAGG GAACTGAAGCTGTCGCAGCACCCGGTAAAACATCCGCGGGTGACAAGCAGCCGTCCGCAGCCGGGGACCGGGAGGAACTGACCAAGGATGAAATCCTGCAAAAGAACCGAGAGGAATTCTTCAAGAGACACATGAAAGCAGGGGAGAAGTCCAG caaatctCCAAAGCCCGAGGCacagaaggagaaggggaaaaagcccCGAGTGTGGGATCTGGGGAACTCTAATGCCAAAGTACTCGATTACAGTAACTCTGCTACCAACGGAAGCGCAGAGGCTTGTCCCGTGGAGGAATTTGACCCCGATACA GCCCTGGGGGATCGAAATAGGGAGCCCGGCCGCCTCTATGACCTTGAGTACGAGAGCGATGATGAAGCTGAAGAGGAGAAGGTTATTCAGAACCCTTCGAAACCCAG CGCGAAGAAGGGCGGCCTGGGGGGCATGTTTGGCATGCTGAAAGGCCTGGTGGGCTCCAAGAGCTTGACGAGAGAGGACATGGACCCCGTACTGGAGAAGATGAAGGATCACTTGATCG CAAAAAACGTGGCAGCCGAGATTGCAGTGCAGCTCTGCGAATCGGTGGCTAAGAAACTGGAAGGGAAGGTGATGGGAACGTTCACCA cgGTGACCTCGACGGTGAAGCAGGCCCTGCAGGAGGCTCTCGTGCAGATCCTGCAGCCCCAGCGCCGCGTTGACGTCCTCCGCGACGTCATGGATGCCCAGCGCCATCGCCGACCCTACGTGGTCACTTTCTGTGGCGTCAACGGTGTCGGGAAGTCCACCAACCTGGCCAAG ATCTCGTTCTGGCTCATCGAGAACGGTTTCAGCGTCCTCATCGCCGCCTGTGACACCTTCCGCGCGGGAGCGGTGGAGCAGCTCCGCACCCACACCCGTCGCCTCAACGCCCTGCACCCTCCGGAGAGCCACAGCGGGCGGACCATGGTGCAGCTCTACGAGAAGGGCTACGGCAAGGACGCCGCGGGGATTGCCATGGAGGCCATCTCTTACG CTCGGAACCAGGGCTTCGACGTGGTCCTGGTGGACACGGCGGGCCGCATGCAGGACAACGCTCCCTTGATGACGGCGCTGGCCAAACTCATCGCCGTCAACGCTCCCGACCTGGTCCTGTTCGTTGGGGAAGCGCTGGTGGGAAATGAGGCTGTGGATCAGCTG GTCAAGTTCAACAAGGCCCTGGCTGATCACTCCATGGCCCAGACGCCGCGGCTCATCGACGGCATCGTCCTCACCAAGTTCGATACCATTGATGACAAG GTCGGCGCCGCCATCTCCATGACCTACATCACGAGCAAGCCCATCGTTTTCGTCGGTACCGGACAAACTTACTGTGATCTGCGAAGCCTTAACGCCAAGGCCGTGGTCGCAGCGCTCATGAAGGCCTAA
- the SRPRA gene encoding signal recognition particle receptor subunit alpha isoform X3 codes for MLDFFTIFSKGGLVLWCFQGVRGPAAAATAPVNALIRSVLLQVGFQKILTLTYVDKLIDDVHKEFRDKYRNEFQQKGTLGLLNGTFDFKDDFMRLLRDAEESSKVRAPTVMKTFEQSLKSQKTVKCMIETRGEKPKEKVKNKKNKGSKKEGTEAVAAPGKTSAGDKQPSAAGDREELTKDEILQKNREEFFKRHMKAGEKSSKSPKPEAQKEKGKKPRVWDLGNSNAKVLDYSNSATNGSAEACPVEEFDPDTVRKSQVPGRLYDLEYESDDEAEEEKVIQNPSKPSAKKGGLGGMFGMLKGLVGSKSLTREDMDPVLEKMKDHLIAKNVAAEIAVQLCESVAKKLEGKVMGTFTTVTSTVKQALQEALVQILQPQRRVDVLRDVMDAQRHRRPYVVTFCGVNGVGKSTNLAKISFWLIENGFSVLIAACDTFRAGAVEQLRTHTRRLNALHPPESHSGRTMVQLYEKGYGKDAAGIAMEAISYARNQGFDVVLVDTAGRMQDNAPLMTALAKLIAVNAPDLVLFVGEALVGNEAVDQLVKFNKALADHSMAQTPRLIDGIVLTKFDTIDDKVGAAISMTYITSKPIVFVGTGQTYCDLRSLNAKAVVAALMKA; via the exons atgctCGACTTCTTCACCATCTTTAGCAAGGGCGGCCTCGTCCTCTGGTGCTTCCAGGGCGTCCgcgggcccgccgccgccgccaccgctcCCGTCAACGCCCTCATACGCTCCGTCCTCCTGCAG GTGGGGTTTCAGAAGATCCTGACTCTAACCTACGTCGACAAGTTGATAGACGACGTTCATAAGGAGTTCAGAGACAAGTATCGCAATGAGTTCCAGCAGAAAGGCACCCTGGGCCTCCTAAACGGCACCTTCGATTTTAAAGACGACTTCATGCGCCTCCTCCG ggatgcagaggagagcagTAAAGTCCGAGCTCCCACGGTAATGAAGACGTTTGAGCAGTCTCTCAAGTCCCAGAAGACTGTCAAGTGTATGATAGAAACCCGAGGGGAGAAACCAAAGGAGAAAGTCAAGAACAAGAAGAACAAAGGTTCCAAAAAAGAGG GAACTGAAGCTGTCGCAGCACCCGGTAAAACATCCGCGGGTGACAAGCAGCCGTCCGCAGCCGGGGACCGGGAGGAACTGACCAAGGATGAAATCCTGCAAAAGAACCGAGAGGAATTCTTCAAGAGACACATGAAAGCAGGGGAGAAGTCCAG caaatctCCAAAGCCCGAGGCacagaaggagaaggggaaaaagcccCGAGTGTGGGATCTGGGGAACTCTAATGCCAAAGTACTCGATTACAGTAACTCTGCTACCAACGGAAGCGCAGAGGCTTGTCCCGTGGAGGAATTTGACCCCGATACAGTAAGGAAAAGTCAGGTC CCCGGCCGCCTCTATGACCTTGAGTACGAGAGCGATGATGAAGCTGAAGAGGAGAAGGTTATTCAGAACCCTTCGAAACCCAG CGCGAAGAAGGGCGGCCTGGGGGGCATGTTTGGCATGCTGAAAGGCCTGGTGGGCTCCAAGAGCTTGACGAGAGAGGACATGGACCCCGTACTGGAGAAGATGAAGGATCACTTGATCG CAAAAAACGTGGCAGCCGAGATTGCAGTGCAGCTCTGCGAATCGGTGGCTAAGAAACTGGAAGGGAAGGTGATGGGAACGTTCACCA cgGTGACCTCGACGGTGAAGCAGGCCCTGCAGGAGGCTCTCGTGCAGATCCTGCAGCCCCAGCGCCGCGTTGACGTCCTCCGCGACGTCATGGATGCCCAGCGCCATCGCCGACCCTACGTGGTCACTTTCTGTGGCGTCAACGGTGTCGGGAAGTCCACCAACCTGGCCAAG ATCTCGTTCTGGCTCATCGAGAACGGTTTCAGCGTCCTCATCGCCGCCTGTGACACCTTCCGCGCGGGAGCGGTGGAGCAGCTCCGCACCCACACCCGTCGCCTCAACGCCCTGCACCCTCCGGAGAGCCACAGCGGGCGGACCATGGTGCAGCTCTACGAGAAGGGCTACGGCAAGGACGCCGCGGGGATTGCCATGGAGGCCATCTCTTACG CTCGGAACCAGGGCTTCGACGTGGTCCTGGTGGACACGGCGGGCCGCATGCAGGACAACGCTCCCTTGATGACGGCGCTGGCCAAACTCATCGCCGTCAACGCTCCCGACCTGGTCCTGTTCGTTGGGGAAGCGCTGGTGGGAAATGAGGCTGTGGATCAGCTG GTCAAGTTCAACAAGGCCCTGGCTGATCACTCCATGGCCCAGACGCCGCGGCTCATCGACGGCATCGTCCTCACCAAGTTCGATACCATTGATGACAAG GTCGGCGCCGCCATCTCCATGACCTACATCACGAGCAAGCCCATCGTTTTCGTCGGTACCGGACAAACTTACTGTGATCTGCGAAGCCTTAACGCCAAGGCCGTGGTCGCAGCGCTCATGAAGGCCTAA
- the SRPRA gene encoding signal recognition particle receptor subunit alpha isoform X2, translated as MLDFFTIFSKGGLVLWCFQGVRGPAAAATAPVNALIRSVLLQERGGNNSFTHEALTLKYKLDNQFELVFVVGFQKILTLTYVDKLIDDVHKEFRDKYRNEFQQKGTLGLLNGTFDFKDDFMRLLRDAEESSKVRAPTVMKTFEQSLKSQKTVKCMIETRGEKPKEKVKNKKNKGSKKEGTEAVAAPGKTSAGDKQPSAAGDREELTKDEILQKNREEFFKRHMKAGEKSSKSPKPEAQKEKGKKPRVWDLGNSNAKVLDYSNSATNGSAEACPVEEFDPDTVRKSQVPGRLYDLEYESDDEAEEEKVIQNPSKPSAKKGGLGGMFGMLKGLVGSKSLTREDMDPVLEKMKDHLIAKNVAAEIAVQLCESVAKKLEGKVMGTFTTVTSTVKQALQEALVQILQPQRRVDVLRDVMDAQRHRRPYVVTFCGVNGVGKSTNLAKISFWLIENGFSVLIAACDTFRAGAVEQLRTHTRRLNALHPPESHSGRTMVQLYEKGYGKDAAGIAMEAISYARNQGFDVVLVDTAGRMQDNAPLMTALAKLIAVNAPDLVLFVGEALVGNEAVDQLVKFNKALADHSMAQTPRLIDGIVLTKFDTIDDKVGAAISMTYITSKPIVFVGTGQTYCDLRSLNAKAVVAALMKA; from the exons atgctCGACTTCTTCACCATCTTTAGCAAGGGCGGCCTCGTCCTCTGGTGCTTCCAGGGCGTCCgcgggcccgccgccgccgccaccgctcCCGTCAACGCCCTCATACGCTCCGTCCTCCTGCAG GAGCGAGGCGGCAACAACTCCTTCACCCATGAAGCCCTCACGCTCAAGTACAAACTGGACAACCAGTTCGAGCTGGTGTTTGTG GTGGGGTTTCAGAAGATCCTGACTCTAACCTACGTCGACAAGTTGATAGACGACGTTCATAAGGAGTTCAGAGACAAGTATCGCAATGAGTTCCAGCAGAAAGGCACCCTGGGCCTCCTAAACGGCACCTTCGATTTTAAAGACGACTTCATGCGCCTCCTCCG ggatgcagaggagagcagTAAAGTCCGAGCTCCCACGGTAATGAAGACGTTTGAGCAGTCTCTCAAGTCCCAGAAGACTGTCAAGTGTATGATAGAAACCCGAGGGGAGAAACCAAAGGAGAAAGTCAAGAACAAGAAGAACAAAGGTTCCAAAAAAGAGG GAACTGAAGCTGTCGCAGCACCCGGTAAAACATCCGCGGGTGACAAGCAGCCGTCCGCAGCCGGGGACCGGGAGGAACTGACCAAGGATGAAATCCTGCAAAAGAACCGAGAGGAATTCTTCAAGAGACACATGAAAGCAGGGGAGAAGTCCAG caaatctCCAAAGCCCGAGGCacagaaggagaaggggaaaaagcccCGAGTGTGGGATCTGGGGAACTCTAATGCCAAAGTACTCGATTACAGTAACTCTGCTACCAACGGAAGCGCAGAGGCTTGTCCCGTGGAGGAATTTGACCCCGATACAGTAAGGAAAAGTCAGGTC CCCGGCCGCCTCTATGACCTTGAGTACGAGAGCGATGATGAAGCTGAAGAGGAGAAGGTTATTCAGAACCCTTCGAAACCCAG CGCGAAGAAGGGCGGCCTGGGGGGCATGTTTGGCATGCTGAAAGGCCTGGTGGGCTCCAAGAGCTTGACGAGAGAGGACATGGACCCCGTACTGGAGAAGATGAAGGATCACTTGATCG CAAAAAACGTGGCAGCCGAGATTGCAGTGCAGCTCTGCGAATCGGTGGCTAAGAAACTGGAAGGGAAGGTGATGGGAACGTTCACCA cgGTGACCTCGACGGTGAAGCAGGCCCTGCAGGAGGCTCTCGTGCAGATCCTGCAGCCCCAGCGCCGCGTTGACGTCCTCCGCGACGTCATGGATGCCCAGCGCCATCGCCGACCCTACGTGGTCACTTTCTGTGGCGTCAACGGTGTCGGGAAGTCCACCAACCTGGCCAAG ATCTCGTTCTGGCTCATCGAGAACGGTTTCAGCGTCCTCATCGCCGCCTGTGACACCTTCCGCGCGGGAGCGGTGGAGCAGCTCCGCACCCACACCCGTCGCCTCAACGCCCTGCACCCTCCGGAGAGCCACAGCGGGCGGACCATGGTGCAGCTCTACGAGAAGGGCTACGGCAAGGACGCCGCGGGGATTGCCATGGAGGCCATCTCTTACG CTCGGAACCAGGGCTTCGACGTGGTCCTGGTGGACACGGCGGGCCGCATGCAGGACAACGCTCCCTTGATGACGGCGCTGGCCAAACTCATCGCCGTCAACGCTCCCGACCTGGTCCTGTTCGTTGGGGAAGCGCTGGTGGGAAATGAGGCTGTGGATCAGCTG GTCAAGTTCAACAAGGCCCTGGCTGATCACTCCATGGCCCAGACGCCGCGGCTCATCGACGGCATCGTCCTCACCAAGTTCGATACCATTGATGACAAG GTCGGCGCCGCCATCTCCATGACCTACATCACGAGCAAGCCCATCGTTTTCGTCGGTACCGGACAAACTTACTGTGATCTGCGAAGCCTTAACGCCAAGGCCGTGGTCGCAGCGCTCATGAAGGCCTAA
- the FOXRED1 gene encoding LOW QUALITY PROTEIN: FAD-dependent oxidoreductase domain-containing protein 1 (The sequence of the model RefSeq protein was modified relative to this genomic sequence to represent the inferred CDS: inserted 1 base in 1 codon), translating to MAAAAAAPGRAPRAHTSHCPLRASAGSRRPGRAPIGGGDGKGRDGGGRMAGRGGGGAVLMGRGYAEGGAGGGGGGARGRGQAACCAGGALCGRRVAGGPGGSPAPGAPPSRPLRTAAPLGSDFFRELGPRLGRLGQTLKDQLPAWGGGWGGWTPPGTPLGPRPPXEADVVVVGGGVVGWSVAYWLKVLEGRRHGMKVLVVERDPTYSQASTVLSVGGIRQQFSLPENIRMSRFSASFLRNINEHLGVPNEPPIDIQFQPSGYLFLAPPQGAARLEATVQLQREEGVQVALLSPTQLKAKFPWIDTEDVAVASYGLEDEGWFDPWTLLNAFRHKAASLGVHSCTGEVRGFVTSAEDVMPPREPAPATARIKYVHIHMPNSLEYQPVACAIVVNAAGAWAGELLEGAGLPGGLCQPPLPIHPRKRYVYSWHCPDGPGFSCPLLVDTTGAYFRRDGIAGNYLGGMSPPEEEEPDPGDLSVDHDFFQERVWPRLAQRVPAFASLRPRGAWAGYYDYNVFDRNGVLGPHPKLENLFLAAGFSGHGLQHAPAAGRAVAELVVKGRYESLDLRRLGWSRLVEGEPLEEDGVV from the exons atggcggcggcggcggcggcgccgggccgggctccgCGCGCGCACACGTCGCACTGCCCCCTCCGCGCTTCCGCCGGAagccgccgccccggccgcgcGCCCATTGGCGGAGGGGACGGAAAAGGGCGGGACGGCGGCGGGCGAatggcggggaggggagggggaggcgcGGTCTTAATGGGGCGTGGTTATGCggagggaggggcggggggaggcggagGCGGGGCGAGGGGGCGTGGCCAGGCGGCATGCTGCGCTGGGGGCGCGCTCTGCGGCCGCCGAGTGgcggggggtcccggggggTCCCCGGCACCGGGGGCCCCTCCGAGCCGCCCCCTCCGCACCGCGGCCCCGCTCGGCTCCGACTTCTTCCGCG agctggggccaCGTCTGGGGCGTCTGGGTCAGACTCTGAAGGATCAGCTGCCGGCTTGggggggcgggtgggggggCTGGACCCCCCCGGGGACCCCCCTGGGTCCACGACCCC AAGAAGCCGacgtggtggtggtggggggcGGCGTGGTGGGCTGGTCGGTGGCGTACTGGCTGAAGGTACTGGAGGGCCGGCGGCACGGCATGAAGGTGCTGGTGGTGGAGCGGGACCCCACG TATTCCCAAGCCTCCACAGTGCTGTCGGTGGGGGGGATCCGGCAGCAGTTTTCCCTCCCGGAAAATATTCGGATGTCCCGCTTCTCCGCCAGCTTCCTCCGCAACATCAAC GAGCACCTTGGGGTGCCGAACGAGCCCCCCATCGACATCCAGTTCCAGCCCTCGGGGTACCTCTTCCTCGCCCCCCCGCAGGGCGCTGCCAGGCTGGAGGCCACCGTCCAGCTCCAGAG GGAGGAAGGGGTGCAGGTGGCCCTGCTGTCCCCCACCCAGCTGAAGGCGAAATTCCCCTGGATAGACACGGAGGACGTGGCTGTGGCGTCCTACG gtctGGAGGATGAAGGCTGGTTCGACCCCTGGACCCTCCTCAATGCTTTCCGGCACAAAGCCGCATCCCTGGGGGTCCACAGCTGCACCGGGGAGGTGCGag GTTTCGTCACCTCGGCTGAGGACGTGATGCCACCGCGGGAACCGGCACCGGCGACCGCCCGCATCAAATACGTCCAC aTCCACATGCCAAACAGCCTGGAGTACCAGCCGGTCGCCTGCGCCATCGTGGTTAACGCCGCCGGCGCCTGGGccggggagctgctggagggagcCGGGCTGCCGGGGGGGCTATGCCAGCCCCCCCTGCCCATCCATCCCAGGAAGAG ATACGTATATTCCTGGCACTGCCCCGACGGCCCCGGCTTCTCCTGCCCCCTCCTCGTCGACACCACCGGAGCTTATTTTCGCCGCGACGGCATCGCCGGCAACTACCTGGGCGGCATGAGCCCACCCGAG gaggaaGAGCCAGATCCGGGCGATCTCTCGGTGGATCACGATTTTTTCCAGGAGCGGGTCTGGCCCCGGCTGGCTCAGCGGGTACCGGCCTTCGCATCCCTCCGTCCCCGGGGGGCTTGGGCGGGCTATTACGACTATAACGTCTTCGACCGTAACGGGGTGCTGGGTCCTCACCCCAAAttagaaaatctgtttttggCCGCCGGTTTTAGCGGGCACGGGTTACAACAcgcgcccgccgccggcagAGCCGTGGCCGAGCTGGTGGTGAAGGGTCGGTACGAGAGCCTGGATCTGCGGCGGTtgggctggagcaggctggtGGAGGGGGAGCCGCTGGAGGAGGATGGGGTGGTGTGA